The Anoplopoma fimbria isolate UVic2021 breed Golden Eagle Sablefish chromosome 9, Afim_UVic_2022, whole genome shotgun sequence genome contains the following window.
ttaaagagaaaacaaagttaaaagCTTAATgtgatttacaaaaaatgtgagATCAACTTCATAATTTCACCAAAAGTCACAAAGATGAGCATCAATAGTACCCTGTGGTGGTGAAACCATGGACATGTATCAGATAAACACACTGATGAGGCCTGAAGTAGAGCGGAGAGAGAACAGaaacaatgtaagaaaaaaaggctgtttcTTGTCGTCTAAAATTATacttgtgagtgtgtttgttgtttaattagATCAGTGATGCTCTTCTGTTTGTCagtcttttattttcctcatgAGTGCTGGCAAAGACACGTCTCTTTAGAGATCAGTAAGCACTGTTCgttctctcacactcacacttggTGCTCTCGTTCTTGTGACAACTTCCCAAAAATagtattttcctttaaaaataaatgtatgaaaataactcacacaaacagctgcacaCTGCCTTTCCTATAAGTTTGCAGGATATTTCTAAACGGACAGATGGAATAAAGATGAAGCTTTATCTAATGGCTGATGGTTGTAGCTGGCACAATAGCCAGTGTGATATCCACTCAGCAGCAGGTAAACCAAACAGTGAACAGGTGCATGAACACAGAGGCTCTAAGGTGCGTtcaggacacacaaacaaacctttttatTAAAGAGTGAAGCGTAGCATGAGGCACACAACTGTGTCACTGCAGCTTTTACTGTTCAACTCTATTGTATCTGTCAAATAAGCACCAAGCAGTAATGTTAAACATATTTATGgaacaaaaaatgcatttaaaggatTTATCGGCTATTTCAAAGACTGGTGTTTATGTGCAGCTACTCTGCTGGGAGACAACCTCCCGGTGTTTACTTCTGACTGTGTTCATACATTATAGATACTGGATCTTTTTCATGTCATCCCTTTCTACACCACACTACATGTTACAGTGACCCTGAACCATGATGTCATACTGTTATTTTAAAGAGATAGCTTGAGATTTTGAAATACgcctttgttttcattcttgAAGAGGCTTAGATGTCGTATCTGCACAGTAAATACGAAGCTAGCGAGAGCAgcaagttagcttagcttagcattgcAGACTAGGAACAGGGAAACAGCAATCTGTCTCTGTCCAACAGTAACAACATTCACCagccagcacctctaaagctcacttattaatgatttacatcttgtttgtttgatttgttcaaatcccaaagtttaaaaatgattagCTGCCATAATGCAACATGTTGTTCTTACAGCAAGGCTTTTGTACGGGTCGAACaaacacaatataatataaGCTTTAGAGGGGCTGGTGGGTTGATTTTGTTACTGTTGGACAGAgagaggctagctgtttccccctctttacagtatttatgctaagctaagctaaccagccgctggttgtagcttcatataGACTGTACAGACATGGGAGttgtatcaatcttttcatccaACTCTCgacaagaaagcaaaatgtAAGTGTACTTACAAGTGTACTGAAAAACTATACCTTTCAGATCAATGCACTAATTTGGGGTTTTAGTATTGAATCTCTTGGCTCGGTTAATGGgatttacaaaataatatttccttCTGTGATTTGACAGCTCCCACATATTGTTAATCATGTCACTTGCATTTATTACTAAAGAAGCCTGCTTTttccgtgtttgtgtgtgtgtgtttgtctgtgtgcgcGGGTGTGTGCATGAGACAGGTGATTACACATTCATAGAGTTTCCTTCATGACAAATTTGTAGAGTGCACAAGGAGTTTTTTTCCCTACTCTGCCAACTatgataatacaaatattacatttatataacgtAGTTACATCGCAGATTTCAAAATGGCTGGACTGGACTGATGAAGAGTGTTAACATCAATGTTGTGTaactaaaaaaatcaaagctgATGCTACGTAACCGATGGTCTGTGAGGACACATGAGGGCAGATGAAGGATAAAACCCTCTTTGACATCACTGGGGAAATCAAGATGTCAGTGGAAGAGAAAGACTGTGTcaatgtgattgtgtgtgtattcatggtTTGTATGAGATGGATGTTTATAAGCTGAACCTTGTCCTTTCTAAGGATTATAGTAAGCGCAGAGGCTGTTTCCCCGGGCAACATTATGTTACAAATTGTCGTTGCGCGCTGCATGACCCTACTGAAGCTGACATGACCTCCCAAGTAAACTCAAAAACCAACTGGTGAACGAGGACTTTAAGTGTCTTTATAAGCATTTATACGttcttttttacaatttttttttattactattgcGTTTCCTTCTTCACTTATTCTTTGCTCACAGATGTtttcctgaagaaaaaaaaagagtttggcCCTTTGAAAGGCCATGTAGACGATGAGGTGTAGTTTATCTGTATATTTGGGAGGTTTTGAAAGACCTGTTTCTGAAAATAATGAACTAATGAGTGCATAGTTTTTTAAATCCTTCCACTGTGATTAAACTGAACTGTTATAAACTTGCCTGATTGAAACACATTGATTACTCCCACATCCAAAGTCTGAGGTTTGGGGATGTCAGCAAATAGTCTGAGTGATTATTTCTGACCTCAACGTGAACTGAAATTCAGCGATTTACGCTTTGGTCACCTAAAGTTATTCTGCTCAAGGACTTTACAAAGTTCTcaacaaacaactttaaatgtctttattagtATAACTTGTTGTAAAGATGTATCAAAATAGGAAAAGACTCTTCAAAGCCTAACAGCCCTCCTTTTCATCAATTGCTTCATTTCCCTCAGTGTCACTTACTTTTCTCCATTCACAGTTGCAGCTGAAATTGTTTGCACCAGTGGATAAAAGGTGTGGGTAAAAgagtctttaaatgtcttaataGCAGCCAGAAGGCTTTATTTGTTGAAATCGATCCACAGAATTAAAGTCAGAACTGAGGAAAGGCTGCTGGAAGATCTCAGCACCTGCTGAAGTAACTGAGTCAGGGTTATTCATCGGTCCAACCAACGATCTGTTGAAAGGTTACTTACTGCTACAGGCTGCCACACAGAGTTTGAATaaacaagtcatttttcatttgttcataTTATAACACAATGAACAGTATCAACAAAATCATTTGTATTGGCTAACAGTGATGAGCATGCATTTTTACACAACAGCTGGAATAATGCTTCAGCTGAGGCTGCATCGCCTCTCTAAGAAAAACCTCCCTGATATGCCCTTGAGCCAATCACTGAATCCCTGTGTTGCTCCAGATGTTTCTCAGGTGTGAATGAGCGAGGTTCACTGTGTGTTTCAAACTGCGCTGCTGTACATACGACTATAATTGAATCATTGTGTATCTGTTTACTTAGTGTTGAAGTTGTCACTTTGTGATGATGCAGAAGTCCGTACATATTTATGCTCACATTCGAGACTTTAGAGACAACTTCACGTGCACCTGTCTCCCCTTTTTACCTGTGTGACATTTCAGAGCAAGCAACTTATTTAACTTGAATGAAAATCTTCCATGTTGTATACATTCTTCAAGCACCGTTCAGTCACTTGTATCTGTTTTTCCATAACAGTTTTGTTTCATTGATTCATGGGCTGCCATTAGAAAATCAAGTCCACAGGTTTTCTCTCTGGATAGCAGTGGGATTATAATTGTGTCATCATTTCTACTTTAAAACATTCAACCCTTGTTCCACCTGTAGTCTCCTTCAGTTCTCATAGTTTGTTGTTTATCCTCTCTCTGACTTTCAGGCCTTAAACAGTTGAGTGTAATCTGACTGTAGTTCAACACTGCCCTCTAGTAGCAGGAAGGACACATGTAGGTCTGGAGCACAGAATGGATATAAGAAGGAGGTGCAAaatcaacattgtttttgtgtgcactTCTTTCAGCATAGTAACTCTACAGTATCTCTTCGTCCTCGTGTCAATATAAAGCCTTGGTGACTGACTTAGTATGAGAGAGACTACAAGATGCCTTCACCATTTAAAAGCACAATAGACCTTTAAACAGAACACAAAGAATTTAAGACAAAGCTTCAGAACAGACGCTTGGATTAATACGATGCTTGTGTCCAACTGTGGCAGATGTGTCAACCCTCTGGTGCTCATAccggaggaaaagaggaggggagCTGCAAATGTTTTGCTCAATGATCAGTTTAATGAAGATATTTGTAATCCATTAGATAAGGATAATTGATTGATTCACATGAAGCTTTAGAGCAGGTTATCAGATGGGTACATTTATAGAGAAGTACTCGGGTTTAAGAAGTTAGAAGACAGCAAAGTCTAGAGCTCAAAGTCATCGTGGGTGTGAACATGTTGAAGGTTCTCTATACAACATTCAAACATCAATATAGCAGTGAACAACTATTTGTCATGTAAACATTTAGTGGAGTAATGAATACCTGAGCAAAGAATGAAGTCacactccctctgtgtgtgttgtaatctgacCTTCactgtgctttgttgacatagtcGGGCTAGCCTTGCATGCCTTTCagttcatgtgtgtgcatgtgagcgtgccaaACTTGCTAGCTAATGGTCAGCTAATAGCCTTTGccctgcactgctctcatatggcggttacagctgataacaccgGGTAAAGCCCACCCTtaggttccccctcaggtaaacactgttagctctgtcagcactgttagcgctgtcagcactgttagcgctgtcagcactgttgcccgtgttagcactgttagctttgAGACACCCCtcagccatcgccatgttgagagccctGTAGAGGCACTAGGTATAGCGTTAGTACCAATAAAGAGCTGAAAAGAGTTGATTAAGATTATTTCTTTGCGGAATTAGttgatatttataatttatgaaGTTATGGAGAAAACTGTGTACCGGACAGCCaggctaacacactaaactatgAACGTGAtgaacattatacctgctttCATCGGCGTTTAAGCTTTGTCGTTGTACGGATGTTAGCTTGCTTACATTAGGATTGAGCTAAATGAAATGGAGATACGATGTCACTGTCTCTGGGTTAATTAAAGGATTAAAAATAGTTtaactgaaaacaaagaataatGTTGGACATTTAGATCACACTCTCTATGACCTCTGTATCTCAGTTCTCAGACTCCAGTCATGTGTTATTTCACTCAGCCCTCACATGCTGGATGCTCTCCAAACAGCTTTGATCCGACGGGTCACACTGGTTCAAAGCCAGGTCAGCAAACTAATTTGTGTGCTGCCGACTTGCATGGAAAAGTGATTCAAAGTATTTGAGTGTAGTTTGGCCAGTGGTTTATCCATTTAACATGGTGTTCCCAATGCTGACCTCTATATCTGCCTCTAATctctgctgtgattggttgtttcCAGGTAATCCTCCATCCAAACCCAATAAGAAGACCATAAAGCAGCGGTTCCTCAAACTGCTCCCCTGCTGTCGCTCCGACTCCAGCTCTTCAGTCGCTCAAAGCAAGTGTCACAGAACACACAGTTCGAAAATGAAACACTGTTATATTAGGGGgtaactttttaatttttctctGCATCCGTACATGCAGGTAGTATAACTGATGATGCTGAACTGTCGGCGGTGCGTTACCGACCGGAGGGGCTCGACCTCCTCGTACAGAAGACCAACTTCAGCAAGAAAGAGCTGCAGGTCCTCTACCGGGGATTCAAAAACGTCAGTCAGAGTCCTCTGGATGTTTGATTTGTGCActcttatttttatgttttgaatgACCATCTATTTGAACATGGATTGTGGagtgaagtttttgttttataatttccAAAGGAGTGTCCCAGTGGTGTGGTGAACGAAGAGACTTTTAAAACCATCTACTCGCAGTTCTTCCCTCATGGAGGTCAGTCAGATCCTCCTCATTTATCTAATAGTAAAATATCAAGAGTCCAAATAGAAACCAGTAAGAGCCTTGAAAAGGAAAGATCGTGTCTTCCATTTTTATTGTGTGGATAGTTTGCAGGTCTTTAAACCACTTTATATCCCTTTTTCAGTTCATACTCCCTACTGTAAGCTTAAACTGACAATCTACGGGGACAACAAAGGGTCAATACGATTTTGAGTGTAAAATTATGTTCAGAAAGCATTTCAAAGCCTGTGTATAATATATTACTCTTTGTCATCCTGTGAAAGAACTTAACAAATTCGAGATTTTGTGAATGTGTAGAAAATGTATGCAGTTGTAGGAAACTTTTCACACTTAAACATTGTGCCCGCTTTTACAGCCAAGAACAGGGCCAACATGTACACCTGctaatcaaatgtgttttaatactttaaatgtcttcaaatgtttAAGTATCTATTTTCTCAGTTGTTGTGTGTAACTGTTGAACTACAATCCGttcttaaacatttaaaacattcatttgtCATGTAAAGTGATTTCAAGGATTTGAATGgtcactttattttctctttcctccagATTCAAGTATGTACGCACATTTCCTCTTTGAAGCATTTGACACCCGCAGCAATGGCTCGGTCAGCTTTGAGGTGACTTTTCCATCCCTTCACTCTATGCATTTTATTCCTTCTTGCTCCGTTTtggaaaagacacaaagacgcaaataaatgatatatacaTTGACTCAGTACTAGTTAACCTCTGATTGTTCCTGTTCTTTCTTTTAAGTCCCCGTTCCTTTTActttcatctccctcctcctgacATCACTATCACTTTCCAGATCTTAGTCATggctctgttttcttcttcttcttcttgctgcaGGATTTTGTTGTTAGTCTGTCCATCATCTTAAGAGGCTCCATCACTGATAAACTCAACTGGGCCTTTAATCTGTACGATCTCAACAAAGACGGCTGCATCACCAGAGAGGTACTTGAATCTGTCTTGTGTCATGTTGGCAGCTCGTGATTTGCCCTTAATTCTTCTCATCCCTTCCGTCTGTCCAGGAGATGACGGACATCATGCACTCCATCTACGACATGATGGGGAAGTATACCTACCCCTGCATGCTGGACAATGCTCCCAAGGAGCATGTGGACAACTTCTTCCAGGTAAAACACTCAAATAATCAAACCAATAAACTCCACTTCCAACAACACTGAACTCAACGTGAGTCAAAGAAAAGTTCCAATCAACAATTGGTCCCTGGAGGTATGATTgactttaaattgtgtttgtaCTGTTTTATATCTCATCAGAACTACTTTGCTAAATTCTTTCACATTGATTTCATAATGTACttgtacaaaatgttttgtgtgcaaTTTTTTATGCAAGACAATGGGCAGTATTGCTCATTTAGAGGACAGGACATGAGCTGTAGATAGAAAACAAAGATCTAAAAactacattattatttttttgtttttgttttttttaaccacaagtAGCGCTATGGAGCAACATTTTTATGAGCAGGCCCCAATTTCTTTTAAGTTTATCTTGCACATGCATGCGCACGAGTGTGTGGCGATGCAATACACCGTTCCTGCCGCTCCACTGATCTACAGACGTTGATGTTAACCCGCCAAGAAAACTCAACAGGGTTCCTTTAAGTTCCCCCTTTGAAACATCAGTGCTTGTGTGTTGCATTTTTCCAGAAAATGGACAAGAACAATGACGGAGTGGTCACCATCGAGGAGTTCCTGGAGACATGCCAAAAGGTCTTCTGCAACCATttcaaaagcacatttaatgATAAGCAAAATTTTCCAACATTTTCCATCTGCAGCCTCCTCAGTAAC
Protein-coding sequences here:
- the LOC129095640 gene encoding Kv channel-interacting protein 2-like, with the protein product MKSRSQDQSLSDSRELDRSYDPLTGNPPSKPNKKTIKQRFLKLLPCCRSDSSSSVAQSKCHRTHSSKMKHCSITDDAELSAVRYRPEGLDLLVQKTNFSKKELQVLYRGFKNECPSGVVNEETFKTIYSQFFPHGDSSMYAHFLFEAFDTRSNGSVSFEDFVVSLSIILRGSITDKLNWAFNLYDLNKDGCITREEMTDIMHSIYDMMGKYTYPCMLDNAPKEHVDNFFQKMDKNNDGVVTIEEFLETCQKDESIMQSMHMFDSVI